In the Coturnix japonica isolate 7356 chromosome 6, Coturnix japonica 2.1, whole genome shotgun sequence genome, one interval contains:
- the LOC107315914 gene encoding beta-microseminoprotein-like, with product MKILLAFLLAVVIIVTQGDAYCFTQLYKPGEAEKGCMMDGVLYPFGEISRTEGCFRCSCSQSEMHCCTLYTTPVGYDKETCKVIFNEKDCNYEVVPKYPSKECAWHARVG from the exons AAAATCCTACTGGCCTTCCTTCTTGCAGTGGTCATCATAGTGACACAGGGTGATGCTTACTGCTTTACACAACTCTACAAGCCGGGAGAGGCTGAAAAAG GCTGTATGATGGATGGAGTATTGTACCCCTTTGGAGAGATCTCAAGGACAGAAGGTTGTTTcagatgcagctgcagccaATCTGAAATGCACTGCTGCACCCT CTATACTACTCCTGTGGGTTATGACAAAGAAACATGTAAAGTCATTTTCAATGAGAAGGACTGTAACTATGAGGTGGTGCCAAAGTACCCCTCGAAGG